ACCTTCTCCGACACGCCACCCGTCGCCTCCGTTCCCGAACTCCACACCCTAACCACCGTAGCCGCCGCCCTTTCCTCATCTCGTATGGTGTTGGTGTCTGGAGTACCGATGCTTCCTGATGTTGGTGTAGCTCGGTCTCCGACCATCACCGCTGCTGAAGCTCGTCCTCCGCCACCGCGATTCCGCTGTCGACGTGATTTCTTCATCTCATTCCACCATTCTGGGTAGCCATGGAGTAGAAAGCATGTCTCCCGGGTATGTTTCTTTCTGCCATAGTGGCTACACGAGAGTTTGCTCTTATCTTCCTCTCCCCTTCGGCTGGCTGGAAAGCGGGGTGGTGAATTTGCTGCTGGGAGTCCTTGGTCGAATGTTCCCAGGCCAATTCCGACTCCAGATTCCTTTGGTTCGTTGGTGGTCTTCATCACCTTCTCATTTGCTGATTCTCGGCGGATTATTCCGTAAGCTTCCCTTACGGTGGGTAAGGGATCTTTGTTTAGCAACTCCCTCTTGATTGTATCGCATTTGCCATCTAATTCCCATAAAACAGATACAATCGATTCCTCTGAGTGTTCTTGTTGTACATGTCGATTGAACTTGGACTATCCATAGGGTTTGGATCTCTAGTGTCAATTGAGATTAAGAGATcttggaatttattccaaagGTCCTCCAATGTCATATTGTGTTGTTTCATCATGTATGCTTGCCTGTGCAGGTCACTAATCTTAAAGGGGTCGGCACCACTCCCATAGGTGATTGCCAGGCCATCCCATAGGTCTCGAGCTGTCTCATATTGAGACACCTGGTTCACCAAGTTGGGTTCGATGTAGTTTATGATCCAATTGAAGCAACAATGATCCCTTTGTTGCCATTTGGGATGGTCCGGGCTGTCGGTTGAAGGAGGGTCTGAAACTCCAGCAATGTGAGATATCAGACCCTTTCCTCCAATTGCCCTTCTCATCAATTTCGCCCAGAGAGTGTAATTGTCTCCATTTAGTTTGGTCTGAATGTGAATCTCCCCCAACGACTCTGGTTGGATAGGAGATTGATTTGGTGGCTTTTGTGGCGGCTGATTCATACCCAGCCTCAGAAATTCTGCAAGTTGTGCAATAAATTCTGGAGAAAAATTCATGTTGGAAAGTTGGTTTGTTTCGGGTTTGGTTTCGTCAGATTCTGACATGGTTGGTGTTTTTTTCAGGGATTTATaaaaggtcgggaaaggtatgcTCAGGACAGTGATGAGTTTTTTCTGACTCCCAAatctgctctgataccatcttaacgatggtaattGAGAGAGGTAGGGCAAGATAGGTTAGACATTGTAGGTATGCAGAGAATGTATTGGGCTCTCTTAATTCGATATATAGAAAAGTGTACGATCGTTCTTCTCTTATAGGAGAAGAATATCTCTATATAAGGAATGAATCAATCTATTTTTAATtacatatcaatttcacatcTTCTCCTCCAAGACATATCAATTAGGTAATATCTTTCTGATTTCCTTCCTTCTGTATCTTGATATGATTTCCTTGTGTAATTTGACAAATTATTATTGATACAACACATCAAGATGAGCTCACTAGCCTTCGGTTGGATACATACATATTTTTAAGTTCAATTTCACTTACCTATGCTTTTAGAAAAATCATTCAAGAACAAAATTAACAGAAATAAACTAGCTTATTTGGATTCAGAGTGTAAGTAGTGAATTTCACTTGCAAGTCTCCCTTTACTAATAACTATGAATAATTTATTGTATGGGCATTTGAAGTTTTGTAGCTGTTTAGCTCATGCCTAAAGCTCGAAtaacttattactactattaaaatagattcaaaaaattaagagagagaaaagcaGAGGTGGAGTGGAGCTCACCTTGAAGCGTTGCGCTTCTTTCTTACCACGTAAATAAAAAGAAGTGCGAGACATAATTAAGAAATACTCAAAGGTCGGTTAAGAACGTGGTTGAACATGAATATGATTTGGAAATCCCACTCTTTTAATTTCATTTCCCTTTTCCTTACTTGGATAGGAAACCTTGCATTAGTTGATGTCGTTCAATAATTACTTAAAATGAAAAGATTAAGTAGTTCAACATTCTAATATACTTTAGATTTAAATCAATAGTATTTTACTATGACCTGATTGTTGCATCCGTGCAAACTGCGAAGAATTGAATAATGAATATGGGCTCGGCCCTAGAAACTGTACAAACTTTGGGCCCATATTTTCTATTATAATGAAGCCCATGGACTAAATAGTAAttaacccattattttcgttaAACTGATCAGTGTACTTAATTGATAACCGATTTTATCCCCAGTACTGATATATGTTTTGTATATGTGTTAATTTGTAATCAAACAACCGAATAATTAGCCCTGTCTACTTATATTCATTGGATGAAAATCTGTGCTGAGCTAGCTACTCCCTTTGTAACGTATGACTCCTTGAAAGCCCATTTCTTCATAAATTAAGGCATGACACCAaatccaaccatttacaccaaacttaaactcatttttttattatacgtCACACCAAAAAGTAATTTTACtctaaccatttacaccaaattcaaaatttacactctttttgagtttttgtctcacaaaattATTGCAGTAACACCATATTTGGTGTAGTTTCACAAAAAAACactaaaaatgagtttgagtttggtgtatgaTTAGAGAAGATTTCTACATCAAAACTTATTTTTGGAGTATGGTTAGAGATGGTCTGACGTATAAATCTTTGTGGTTCAGGTGGCACGTCAAGAATGAATTTTGTGGGACATTTAATTCAGGAAAATGATACCACATCGGATACCCGTGTGAATGGTAAGATGTTTTTGGGTAAACGATCCCAACAAAAGGATATAATTGAGCATTTACCCATTTTCAACTCGTGAAGGTTGTGAGAGGGAAatatttgtgttttattttctcaaaacaaCCTCCGTCCCTCCTGCTACAACCTACAAGTGAAGCGCTCTAAATCGGTCGTTGTTTTGCGAAGATAAAAATAACTAGTTAAAGTGGAGGAAACATAAAGTAAGACAAAGAATAAACTAGTTAAAGTGGAAGATGAAAATAACTAGTTAAAAGTggaggaaaaataaagtaagttagagaataatatagaagagagtcgtATATTCATTATTATCttacttactttattttatttctacgCCTCACTTGTAGTGGGATTCATTATTATCTTACTTAATTTACTTTATCTCTACGCctcacttgtagtgggacagagggagtattgaGTTTGGGCCGAATTGTAGTGATACAGAGGGAGTATGagagtgggacagagggagtatgagtTTGGGCCGAAGTTAGCTGTTTTGACGTGTACGTTTGACTGTTTCGTGTAAAGTATATATAGTTAATTGATGGAATCATGAAAAATTATCGAAACATGTAGTACTTATATATCCAATAGACTATTATACAAAAATCAAGGTATCGAAACAGTAAAAAATTCATTCAACAAAGTTTTCCAAACTGTCGtggcaagcaaaaaaaaaggggggggggggggggggggtgtgaAGAGTATAGCTAGTTTGACACATAAAGAATAACAAATCAATCATAGTATACAATTACAAACATATTGGTAGCAAATATGTACAAGACATGGAGGAAGGATGAGGAGAGGGCTTCAAGGCTTAGGAGGGTCAGCTGCTGCTGGCGGCGCGTCTTCAGGTTTCTCCTCAACAGCCGCCTCCACAGCGACCTCCTTCTCTTTAACCTCCTCTGTGCAACTCTCAGTCGGTGGCGGGACAGCCtcctctttcttctcctcctcaaCAGGGGCAGGTATGAAAGTGGAGACCTTCTCGAACACAAACAGAACCGGACCAGACACGTATGCTGCTCCAACTTTAGTCGCTGCTTCGCTTACCGATTTTGAACCGGGAAAATCTGGCCCAACCATAGCAAATACAGACAAGCATCAACTAtaagaatatgaatatgaatatgatcaTGATATTATGGGAATCGCAAGTATATATACATACCGATCTTAGCAAGCTCGTCGAGGAATTTCTGGACTGCTGCTGAGTGCTTTTTCACAGCTGCATCCGTTGGTTCCTTGATCAAAGCCTGTATATATATTGGAGTATACAATTAAGAATTAgtaatattcaaattttaagaaTAATATATAGGAGTAATTTGGATGAAGACCTTAATCTCAGTAGATGAAGCTTGATAGATTTGGGTAACTTTGGGCTCAAGATCTGTGTTTTTCTCTTCACACTCTTTCGAATATTGCTCCTGCTCAGAAAAACTCACACATATATAGGAATTAGATAAACAAGGATAGATATGTGATGATGAAGTATACCTTAGATTCATCGAAGGCCTTGCAAGCTTCAAGAGCAGCTGCCTTTTTTGGGTTCTCAAACACTTTCTTGATCTTGGGCAGAACCTttgatttccagtagtttaCCATCTTAACTACTGAGTACAAATCAAATACTCCACTTGAGTAACTATCACAAATATAACTAcgtaatatttatattaagagATATGATTTCAAGAGAAAAACCTTGTTAACTAATAAGCTGCAGGTATAAGGCGTTGAGAAATAGTAGTAATGATGAGAATGAAAGGTGCAAAGAAATATAGAGAGCAATGCGTGTCAGCAACacaaacacatacttatttaaAACCAAAACTCGTTAGGAGGCTTGCATAATTACGTGAGGGGCAATGGAGCTAGGGTCAAAAATGTCATGTTAATTACGCCATTATATGATCgatcatttttatttgttgaaattgATACAGACTGGAATTGATCAATACATATAtctattaaaaaggaaaaaattcaATCACAGATATGAGTAGAAGAAACAGCAACAGCAACGGCTGCTAGCTGGCTATCAAGATCTTCGAAAGTTGCCAATTACACACCGGTCCCACTCCCATTGATATGCTCATCCCATGTAATCCACcctctataaaaaaataatttctatCTTTCCATTTTCAATCATACACAAATTTAATCTTTTACTATAAACAAAAAGTTACTCTCAATTTAttacttatattttttattttttgctttcgtattttattcatattttctctttttcttttctactttaCTTACTTTATCTGTTTTGCTCTTATATGTCACCAAGTTTGTATAAAAACTTATTGACTCATAAAACTATATTTAATAGACAAAAGGGATATATCTAAGAAAGAGAGGGGTCAGATATAGTAGCATATGATACTTCTCTCTCtttgaattaattcattttttctcATCCAAATCCAACCCCAAACCAACAACATGCATGAATCATCATCTTCAATTATTTGCTCATCAACCATTCTTGTTCAAACGTGGCCTCGCTGGTATTTACTTGTCTACAACACACCAATCACTTTCACTATATATTTACTTTCtccatccccaaagaatatacactttgggttcggcacgaattttaatgtaaaattagtaaagtaagaaagaggttgagagaaaaagtaattaaagtattgttagtggagaatgagtctcacctcattagatagaagaatttccaaaattagacagtgcatattcttatgagacggactaaaaaggaaagagtacaTATTTTTGTAAGACGGCGGGAGTATATATGAACTGGTAGTACATTAACTAATAAATCCGTATCCATTCCCCTCTTACACTTACCCAAATCCCCTAAACAAACTCAGCCACACATCCTTTCTCAGTCTCTTGTCTTTTATTATGTAATGCATTCACAATCAATTGACGTAACAATATTAAGGATTCCAAATTAGGAGTTCTATATAAGTACTACAACTTGTGGGAATCTTGAACTCTATTGATTGTCACCTGTTCTTCATTTATAAAGATATAATGAGAGAATTGGTACCAATGTATATACTTCTCATGACTCACACCACttaggggtgttcggttggcaagattaaatctcatgattaaatatgtatcatgtttgtttcataagattgaacccttcaatttaatcatagatggatagtctcatgataattagtcatagcctcccccctccaactaaaataatctcacaacttaatcctagatggatagtctcatgatattagtcatggcaaccgaacgctaCCTTAATAGATATCTACTAATTCATCCTTATGAGTTGAGCTTCTATCATGGACTATCAAAGCGAGTCGCCCAATATTGACTAAAATTTTAACCACCCCAACAATCTCTAGCTCgtccaaaacaaaaaaaaatcggcAATATATCGGAGCTTAAATTTGAGACAATTTGATGGAGAGTTGGTCCAATCCAATCATAAAAAAAGTCTTAACTCCTTCAAATAACTCCACTTAATACCAACGTTGCAATAGAAAATGTTACAAAACATGAGTAATAGATTATCTTAAGTGAACTATGCTACACTATTCCTCTATCCAATTGATGATTCTATATTACATTACATCTCCAATTTAATTTGAGACTATATATCGTATTCCCTTGTAATTTACCAATATCTTATACTCCATATTTcaaatacatatataaatatatagttTGATCATAGAAATGAGCATCATAAACACGTTCATATGTGTCGCGACTCACAATTGTGGGGTATTGGAGCAACAGAGCAGCCGACACATTTTCACCTACATTATCAACATCATTTTCTCTTCATTCCCATTATCCAACTTCCACACACCCACACAAGAGAGAGAATGAATAGTACTCATCTTTGAACTATCTCAATTATTAACACGTCTAAAATAAAAGGGACGATCCATTTATTCGTTTAATTATGAGTCAGACAACAATATATGACGATACAGCGAGAAGGGAAAATAATACTTCCTTCGTTCacgaaaaataattttatttatagatgacacatattttaattcacaattaattataacataagtaagagaaaaagaaaattaataattaaataaaaataaggtTAATTTTGGTGGATTGATAGAAAATTACTCCATAAAACTAGGCTATTTCTCGTGGACCGATGAAGTAATTAGTCGCATTCAATACGTGGGCGATAGTGCTTTTTGGCGTCTAAACATAGAATTCGATCTTGATTTTGACCCCGAGTAGAATAAGTACATAATTGTTGCGTATGCAGTCATTCAACTtcctaatcctaatcctaatcctaatcctaatcTTAATTCTAATCCTAATCTCCTATACTCCTGAGAAATTTAAGTATTTGCTAAAGAAACTCCAACCATTCATTCATCATCATAATTAATATGAAATATGTTGAGTTGCCCAACTAACAAGAATACAAGATCCATGTACTTAGACTAGATATAAGCCATAGGGATGATATTTGATTTGATAAGGTTTAATACATTATCTAAGAACATGTTTGTTTGGTAGAAAATTAAGGTCAGCGGAAAAAATAATTCCTAAGCTAAGATAGATTTTTTTTAGGATCGTGATTCTTGGAATTTTGGTTTTTGGAATTTATGATTAGTGAGAATTTGATTCTTGAAAAATAGTTTCTGTATTTggaaatatttaatattttgaaactttaatttttatttacttaaaataatataataaattaaatatatataatatatttacttGTAATTATACCGTTAACGTTGTCAACAGAATGGTTTTCAAGTTTTATAATATAGCAGTAGTATATTATTATGATCaaatttactaattttaatttttttttattttgtacgtaattgtttgtgtatatatatggagtataagaTGATAAAGGGttcattacaaaaaaaaaagtcaatGAGTAACCTAGCTACATGCTGGTAAACTCACTTAAATCATGGGTCTTATTAGTTAATTGTAATTGAAATTGtcaaatatttttgaaaaaaatttaaatgattTAGTTTGAATGGCGgtagtatttattaaaaatctgtatatgtacattaattttttttcaatttacctaaatttataatttttattcatatttatcaaaattattattgtataataaaaatattcacttCTTAATTCacatcagaaaaaaataaagtaatcgTGGGCCCAACTAAACGTATTTTCCATATTAATTATGATAATGAATGAATGATTGGAGCGGGTTTCTTTAGCAAAAGTAAAATTTCTTAGGAGTATTATAGAGGAGAGATTATAAGTAGGATTAGGAATAGACTAGGATTATGAGAAAAAAAGTTGAGTGACTTCATAGGGCGCAATTATGTATTAAATTCGCAGTCAAAATCAAGAAAGAATTCTCTGCTTGGACATTATCAATTTATCACCCATTGATTGCGACTAATTACTTAACCACTCTTGACAATATGTACGCATAGATGTAATCAAATGATAACTATAGCTTATTTGATAACTCTCATCAATTATAGACTGTTTGGATACAAAAATCTAACGGTCTCTAACAGTATCATGTGTtacttttaatatatttattaaaatataaaatggtATTAGGTCCCGTTGTTTGTAAAAGTGTCAAGTAATTGGATGACACCATCACCATGGCATGCATGGATCTTATAGAACGTCAAATGGATCCTCGATAGTGCTCCAACTTCCATCCCCCAActtagaaaaagtaaataaattataaaaaaacgcacgtattattaattaatttcacgTAGTAGTACATAATTAATATAGCCAATATGTTCAAACAAAGTAATTGAACATTTTCGGGAAAATAAATGCATTCATAAAAGTACTATTCATTCTCTCTCTTGTGTGGGTGTTGAAGTTGGATAATGGGAATAAAGAGAAAATGATGTGTGTTGATAATGTAGGTGAAAATGTGTTGGCTGCTCTGTTGCTCCAATACCCCACTTGTGAGTCGCGACACATATATAAATGTGTTTGTGATGCTCATTTCATTCAAGGATATATCTGAAATATGGAGTATAAGAATTTGGTAAATTGGAAGGGATACATAAtgtaatagtactactatatatgaATAAGACATGATATAGAATCATTAATTGGACATAGGCATATAACATAGTTAGTTTACTTATCATATATTGCCACATTTTTGAACATTATATATTGCATATATCCGATAAAAGTTCCAACGCAATTCCAATCGGTATTAAGTGGAGTGAATTGGAGGGGTTGGGGTTTTTCTTTTGTCGGATTGGATATGCTCTCCATTGAACTGGCCCAAACTGAAACTCGGATATACTGTtgggttagttttttttttttttttttttcggtcGAGCTAGATTGTAGGGGTAGTTAAAATTATAGTCCACATTAGATGACCCACTTTGATAGACCATGATAGAAGCTAACGAGGTTCAAACTTAAAATGCATTGGTGCATATTATGTGGAGTGAGTcatgataattatatattggTGTAAGTTCTCTCTTCTTGTCAACATGAATATTGATTATTTTAACTTGTAAATGTATATGATGAAAGACATGCGAGTCTGATGTGAAAATCAAAGGGTTCAAGATTCCCAAAAGTTGTACTAGTACTTATATAAAACTCTTGATTTGGAATCCTAAATATTGTTAACCGCCAATTAATCGTAAATGCATTCCATAAATAAAAGACAAGAGAGGGTGTGGATTGGGTTTGTTTAGGGGATTTGGGTAAGTGAAAGAGGGGAATGGCTACAGATGTGTTAGTTATAATGTTGCAGTTAATATATAGTGAAAGTGATTGGTGTGTTGTGGACAAGTAAATACCAGCGAGGCCACGTTTGGACACGAATAGTTGATGaacaattaattgaagataaTGATGCATGCATGTTGTTGATTTAGACAAATTAATTGAAAGAGAGAGAAGTATGTTATGGAACTTATGCTAGTGTATGTAggacctctctctctctctctcatctttcTCTCTATGTTAGATATATCATATACTATGTGACGAGCATATCAATAGGAGTGGGACCGGTGTGTCATATTGGCACCTCTGGATGAGCTTGATTGCCAGCTTGCAGCTGTTGCTGTTGCTGTTTTTTCCTCTCATCTGTGAttgatttttttcctttttttaaatacatatatacattgatcaatttgaataaataaagaTGATCGATCATATAATGATTAACATTACATTTTTGACCCTAGCTCCATTGCCCCTTCCATAATTCTACTCTTGTTGACACGCATTGCTCTCTAATACTGTACGTGTATTTATTTCTTTGCACCTTTCATTCTCATCCCAACGCCTTATACCTGCAGCTTATTAGTTAACAAGGTTTTTCTCTTGAAATCATTTctcttaatataaatattacgTAGTTATATTTGTGATAGTTACTCAAGTGGAGTATTTGATTTGTACTCAGTAGTTAAGATGGTAAACTACTGGAAATCGAAGGTTCTGCCCAAGATCAAGAAAGTCTTTGAGAACCCAAAAAAGGCAGCTGCTCTTGAAGCTTGCAAGGCCTTCGATGAATCTAAGGTATACTTCATCATCACATATCTATCCTTGTTTATCTAATtcctatatatgtgtgtgtttttcTGAGCAGGAGCAATATTCGAAAGAGTGTGAAGACAAAAACACAGATCTTGAGCCCAAAGTTACCCAAATCTATCAAGCTTCATCTACTGAGATTAAGGTCTTCATCCAAATTACTCCTATATATTAttcttaaaatttgaatattacTAATTCTTGATTGTATACTCCAATATATATACAGGCTTTGATCAAGGAACCAACGGATGCAGCTGTGAAAAAGCACTCAGCAGCAGTCCAGAAATTCCTCGACGAGCTTGCTAAGATCGGTACGTAGATATACTTGCGATTCCCATAATATCAtgatcatattcatattcatattcatattcttaTAGTTGATGCTTGTCTGTATTTGCTATGGTTGGGCCAGATTTTCCCGGTTCAAAATCGGTAAGCGAAGCAGCGACTAAAGTTGGAGCAGCATACGTGTCTGGTCCGGTTCTGTTTGTGTTCGAGAAGGTCTCCACTTTCATACCTGCCCCTGttgaggaggagaagaaagaggaGGCTGTCCCGCCACCGGCTGAGAGTTGCACAGAGGAGGTTAAAGAGAAGGAGATCGCTGTGGAGGCGGCTGTTGAGGAGAAAGTTGAAGACGCGCCGCCAGCAGCAGCTGACCCTCCTAAGCCTTGACCAGAGAGAAGAACACCCTATCCTCCTCATACTTTCTCAATGTCTTTTAAGTATTTGCTACCAATATGTTTGTATATGTGATTGATTTCTTATTCTTTATGTGTTGAACTAGCTATACTCTTCATAGTTCATACccccttttttttgtttgtgcCTAAAGTTTGGGATTTACATGGAAACTTTGTTGAATTTTTTGATGTTTTGGATACCATTGATTTTTGTATTATAGTCTATTGGATATTACATGCATCTGTTATTTTTCATGATTCCATCAATTAGCTACATACACGACAAGTCAAACACCTCTAAACAGCTAACTTCAGCCATAACTCATCTAATGTtcttacaaaaataaaacacaaatatTTCCCTTTACGAGTTGTAAATGGTTAAATGCTCAACTTTATCTCATCATGTAGAGCGTTTA
This sequence is a window from Salvia splendens isolate huo1 chromosome 5, SspV2, whole genome shotgun sequence. Protein-coding genes within it:
- the LOC121805016 gene encoding plasma membrane-associated cation-binding protein 1-like; this encodes MVNYWKSKVLPKIKKVFENPKKAAALEACKAFDESKEQYSKECEDKNTDLEPKVTQIYQASSTEIKALIKEPTDAAVKKHSAAVQKFLDELAKIDFPGSKSVSEAATKVGAAYVSGPVLFVFEKVSTFIPAPVEEEKKEEAVPPPAESCTEEVKEKEIAVEAAVEEKVEDAPPAAADPPKP
- the LOC121805369 gene encoding plasma membrane-associated cation-binding protein 1-like — translated: MVNYWKSKVLPKIKKVFENPKKAAALEACKAFDESKEQYSKECEEKNTDLEPKVTQIYQASSTEIKALIKEPTDAAVKKHSAAVQKFLDELAKIDFPGSKSVSEAATKVGAAYVSGPVLFVFEKVSTFIPAPVEEEKKEEAVPPPTESCTEEVKEKEVAVEAAVEEKPEDAPPAAADPPKP